The Salifodinibacter halophilus DNA window GAGGTTGTAGACGGTCAGCGCCTCGCCGCCGGCCTTCGCGCGGCGGGCGTTGAACATCCCGGCGATGTTCACGTCGTTCTCGCCGAGGACGGTCCCGATGAAGCCGATGACGCCCGGCTTGTCGTAGTTGCGGGCGACGAGCATCTGGCCGTACGGGAT harbors:
- a CDS encoding phosphoglycerate dehydrogenase (catalyzes the formation of 3-phosphonooxypyruvate from 3-phospho-D-glycerate in serine biosynthesis; can also reduce alpha ketoglutarate to form 2-hydroxyglutarate), whose translation is IPYGQMLVARNYDKPGVIGFIGTVLGENDVNIAGMFNARRAKAGGEALTVYNLDDDVPESVREKLLADDRIIDVDLITL